The segment AGAGCTATTAAGGGAAAATTTAAATAGCAACGAAAAACTAGATGAAAATCCGCTCTTTATGCTCATAACTAGGGAAATTCGCATGGATTTCGACCCAGTGTATGAAGGCATAGTGCAAAAGCATAAAAATGGCACTCTCGAACACCCGCTTAAAGCTTTTTTTGGCGAACTCTCCAAGCGAAATATGGGAAAAACTGAGCCAAATATCGTATTAATGGATAAAAATGTCAATATCGATCAAATAAGAGTGGTTTATAATGCGATGAAAAATCCAGTTACCTATGTCCAAGGACCCCCAGGCACAGGCAAAACCACTACGCTGATGAATGTTGTTTTATCATCTTTTTTAAACGATAGAACATGCCTAATTTGCTCGAATAACAACCACCCAATCGATGATATTTTGAAAAAATTTAAATTTAAGTATAAGCACAAAGAGATACCATTTCCGATTATTAGGCTTGGAAATCGCGTAGAAATCGGCAAATCATTGGATAGGATTAGAATTTTACTAGAAAAAAATGATGAAAATATCAAAATTTATGATGATAGATTAAAAGAAATTGGCGATAAAACTTCCAAAAGATATAGTGATTTAAAATCTCTACTGGCAAAGTATGAAGAAAAGCAAGAACTGCTCCAATCCAAAGCAGAGCTCGATAAATTTTATGATTTTGTGATGAATAATGAAAAATCATCAAAAAAACTCAAAGACAAACTTGCAGAGCAAAAAAACACCATTGAGGAAAAATTGCAAAATTTGCCCGATATTAGCAATGAAGAAGTTTTGTCAAATGTCAAATTTGTCGGAGATGACTCTGATTTTTTAATGTATTTGTATTTTAGTTCGTTTAAATTCATAAAAAGGCTAAAACAGCCAAGCTACAAGGATTTAAGAGATATTATCAGCATTGACGATAAAGAAAATCAAATTACCGAATTTACAAAATGGCTAAAACAAAGCGAGAATTTTAAAAAATTTCTAAAAATTTTCCCTGTAATTGCATGCACAAATATCGCGTGTTTGAAACTTGGCGACAATGAAGCTTATTTTGATATTTGCATAATGGACGAAGCAGGACAATGCGATGTCGCAGCCTCGCTTGTGCCGATTTCAAAAGCTAAAAGATTGCTTCTAGTAGGCGATGTAAATCAACTCCAACCCATAACGACGCTAGATAACTGTATCAATGATAAATTGATGGAAAAATACGAAGTTCCAAGGCAGTATGATTATTGCGGGAATTCTATTATGAATTTAATGTCGCGTGTCGATGAAATTTCAACTAAAATTTTACTTAGCTATCATTACAGATGTGGCAAAAAAATAGCTGATTATTCAAACCACAGATATTACGGCGGCAAGCTAAATATCCAAACTTCCTTAGGCGAAAATCAATTAGAATATGTAAAAGTGCGAAATAAAGAATTTGCTAGCGAGCGAAATTCATACCTAGCCGAAGCCTTGGCGGTTGTAGAATATATCAAAGAAAACAAATTAGACGAAAACAGCGTCACCGTAATAACGCCATTTAGAAATCAAGCCCATCTCATACAAAGCGAATTAGCTAAGCAAAATTTAAATGTGAAATGTGGGACGATTCACACCGTTCAGGGTTCTGAAAATCAAACCATTATATTTTCCCCCGCAATCGGAGTAAAAAGTTCTCTAAAAACCTACGAGTGGCTAGCGAATAATAAAGAGTTGATCAATGTAGCAGTTACCAGAGCCAAGGATAAATTGGTTTTAGTAGCCGATGATGAAGCCTTAGAGGCTCTATCGAATAAAGAAATGGACGATGATATTGCTAGTCTTAGCCATTATGTCAAACAAAACGGAAATATAAGCGTATCGCACTCAAAGGTCAATAAAATCGAAATCGGTCTCTCAAACAGCTCACGGTGCGAAAAAGAATTTTTTGAAACGATAACTCATTTTTGTAGCGTTTATAAAAAATTTAGTGTTAAGCGAAATCAAAGCGTTAGCAAGGTGCTAAAATCAATCGATGATGAGGAGCTAAAATCATACTTTACAAAAGCAGAATTTGATCTGGTTTTATACTCAAAAGATGAGTTTGGTGCCACTAAACCGCGCCTAGCTATCGAGTTAAACGGCGGCGAACACTACATTTCAAAAAGCAAAAGCATAGACAATGATAAAAAGAAAATGCAAATATGCCAAAAGTGTGGTATTTCTTATCTTTGCTTGCCAAATTCATACTCTAAATCGTATGAAACTATATCGAATTTAATATTTGCATTAAACGGCGAAAGCGATGAAGAGTATAATTTGTTTAGCCAAATAGAGCCGTGAAATTTAAAATTTCAATTTAATTAAAATTTCGCTAAACTACGCATTTATTTTAAATTTGAGAAAATCATGGACAGAATCGTAGAAATAGAAAAATTAAAACTAGATGAAGCGTCGGAAATTTCGCTAAGACCGGCGAATTTCGAGGATTATATCGGGCAAGAAAAAATCAAATCGAACCTAAACATAGCAATCACGGCCGCCAAAAAGCGTGCCGAGTGCCTAGATCATGTGCTGTTTTATGGGCCACCAGGGCTTGGCAAGACCACGCTTGCGCACATTATCGCCACGCAAATGGGAGCCAATATCAAAGTAACCGCCGCTCCGATGATAGAAAAAAGCGGTGATTTAGCCGCGATTTTGACAAATCTCGAAGAGGGCGATGTGCTTTTTATCGATGAAATTCACCGCCTCTCCCCTGCAATCGAAGAAGTTTTGTATTCTGCGATGGAGGATTTCCGCCTCGATATCATCATCGGCTCAGGCCCAGCGGCGCAAACCATTAAAATCGATATTCCACACTTTACACTCATCGGTGCGACCACGCGTGCAGGCATGATTTCTGCGCCACTTCGCGATCGCTTTGGTATGCAGTTTCGCTTGCAGTTTTACACCACCGAAGAGCTTGCCAAAATCGTAAAAATCGCCTCAATCAAACTCGAAAAAGAGTGCGAAAAAGACGCTAGTAGCGAGATTGCGCGTCGTAGTCGTGGCACGCCACGCATCGCGCTTCGGCTTTTGAAACGCATAAGAGATTTTGCCGAGGTCAAAGACGAGAAAATCATCACCAAAGAGCGCGCAAACGAGGGTTTGGACGCGCTTGGGGTCAATGAGCTTGGATTTGATGAGATGGATTTGCGATACCTTGCGATTTTGGGCGAAGCGGGCAAGAGAGCCATGGGGCTAAGCACCATCGCAGCGGCACTTAGCGAAGACGAGGGCACGATCGAAGATGTCATCGAGCCGTATTTACTCGCAAACGGCTATATCGAAAAGACAGCCAAAGGGCGCATTATGAGCGTGCGCGCAAAATCAGCCCTAGGATACGAAACCAGCCCCGATGAGCGGGGGCTTTTTGATTAAATTTAAAATCCGAATAAATTTAATAAATAGTATTTTGTAAGTTACACACGGCGAAATATTGTAATTTTGGTAAAAGGAGAGAGATTGAAAGATTTAAATTTTATAAATTTACGAGTAAATTCACTTAATTTTTTCGTGCTTTTTGCGCTTTCGTATATGCTATTTGTATCACTTGCGTATGTCCTAGCTAAGGGTATGCCAGTCGCAATAAATATAGTTAAATTTTTCTTTATAGATATGATTTTTGTGAGTGCTTTCATCGCCATTGGGGGGGCTTTGGCGCGATGAAAGGGCGTTTTTTAAGAAATTTTGCTTTATCTTTTTACTCATAAGCATTCCGCTGTTTTTAAATTTTACCACACCTTCTTTGCTAATAAATCGTAGTCCTAGTCTAAATTTCGCTTTTTTCGCTGTTTTGGCATTTGTTTTACTTATAGTTTTTAGATTGATTAAATTTAAAATAGTGCGAATTTTGCTCTTTGTTTTGATGATAATTCCTAGTGCATTTTATCTAGTGTATTTTTCGCA is part of the Campylobacter sp. VBCF_01 NA2 genome and harbors:
- the ruvB gene encoding Holliday junction branch migration DNA helicase RuvB is translated as MDRIVEIEKLKLDEASEISLRPANFEDYIGQEKIKSNLNIAITAAKKRAECLDHVLFYGPPGLGKTTLAHIIATQMGANIKVTAAPMIEKSGDLAAILTNLEEGDVLFIDEIHRLSPAIEEVLYSAMEDFRLDIIIGSGPAAQTIKIDIPHFTLIGATTRAGMISAPLRDRFGMQFRLQFYTTEELAKIVKIASIKLEKECEKDASSEIARRSRGTPRIALRLLKRIRDFAEVKDEKIITKERANEGLDALGVNELGFDEMDLRYLAILGEAGKRAMGLSTIAAALSEDEGTIEDVIEPYLLANGYIEKTAKGRIMSVRAKSALGYETSPDERGLFD
- a CDS encoding AAA domain-containing protein, which encodes MKYSIGKVISKSIKESKWLSIEYVNQYGKTSYFWCAVLDIDVEYKKLKIDMFNIGVFNHGEGIDAKGGNIFFDKIKRAKVIDGTYYSCEPHLIDKIEKNISELAWLEFDNFDDKILEYYSEAKKLDVDPCQNDYSNVDGIDVRTLLKNEKILLSDEQFKSIVNDIYDKEKFEQQNKYSQLAINKLSIYDNNKLYVVAYYPLFLDIKEKSLMINGELIINNSFLIDGNKKSLAEYLSMNPSEFAGLLQVDYENTKELLRENLNSNEKLDENPLFMLITREIRMDFDPVYEGIVQKHKNGTLEHPLKAFFGELSKRNMGKTEPNIVLMDKNVNIDQIRVVYNAMKNPVTYVQGPPGTGKTTTLMNVVLSSFLNDRTCLICSNNNHPIDDILKKFKFKYKHKEIPFPIIRLGNRVEIGKSLDRIRILLEKNDENIKIYDDRLKEIGDKTSKRYSDLKSLLAKYEEKQELLQSKAELDKFYDFVMNNEKSSKKLKDKLAEQKNTIEEKLQNLPDISNEEVLSNVKFVGDDSDFLMYLYFSSFKFIKRLKQPSYKDLRDIISIDDKENQITEFTKWLKQSENFKKFLKIFPVIACTNIACLKLGDNEAYFDICIMDEAGQCDVAASLVPISKAKRLLLVGDVNQLQPITTLDNCINDKLMEKYEVPRQYDYCGNSIMNLMSRVDEISTKILLSYHYRCGKKIADYSNHRYYGGKLNIQTSLGENQLEYVKVRNKEFASERNSYLAEALAVVEYIKENKLDENSVTVITPFRNQAHLIQSELAKQNLNVKCGTIHTVQGSENQTIIFSPAIGVKSSLKTYEWLANNKELINVAVTRAKDKLVLVADDEALEALSNKEMDDDIASLSHYVKQNGNISVSHSKVNKIEIGLSNSSRCEKEFFETITHFCSVYKKFSVKRNQSVSKVLKSIDDEELKSYFTKAEFDLVLYSKDEFGATKPRLAIELNGGEHYISKSKSIDNDKKKMQICQKCGISYLCLPNSYSKSYETISNLIFALNGESDEEYNLFSQIEP